A region from the Sandaracinus amylolyticus genome encodes:
- a CDS encoding S9 family peptidase has protein sequence MFRRPWASAAVAAMVIGCGSNASEEETGADPTTAPPIEAAPSAPASIADPDFLEQYAVTYRFNHGHPGGFRLTPEGDAVLFLRSGPRSFVNDLWTFDVAGGTERVLLTADQVLGGAEEELSAEERARRERMRMTSRGIAGFDLSPDGRTLLVPLSGRLFLVDRARAGQEGSVRELISSAGFPVDARFSPDGSKIAVVREGDLYVIDVASGRERRITTRPNEHVEYGSAEFVAQEEMSRYEGYWWSPDSRSLLVQETDTSGVERMHILDPSHPEQSAHESPYPRPGMPNASVRLALVSANGGALRYVDWDRERYPYLATVRWAQNAPITLLVQDRAQQEELLLAIDPTSLEQRTLLTERDDAWLNLDQDVPRFIANGTQFLWASERSGEWRLELRNTADGALIRELTPQEFGYHGIVAVDEASGKVWVGASNEPSEMHVYRVSLDGTGEPEQMTSGRAMHEAVVARNGSAWVHTSRTLEGPRTSTVKRADGTEAGVVRSYAEEAPFAPNVTIENVGARAWRAAIVRPRNFEEGRRYPVLVHVYAGPGVRYVSADRDRWMLNQWFADHGFIVVTFDGRGTPGRGREWERAIRGDFITVPLEDQVAALQAAGAAHPEMDLERVGIYGWSFGGYFSAMAVLRRPDVFRAGIAGAPVSEWRDYDTHYTERYLGLPEAEGQEGAYAQSSVLTYAARTEGDQRPLLIVHGTADDNVYFSHAIKLSDAMFRAGRDHEFLPLAGLTHMVPEPLVTRRLQTRMIEFFRRSLAR, from the coding sequence ATGTTCAGAAGGCCCTGGGCGAGCGCGGCGGTGGCAGCGATGGTGATCGGCTGCGGTTCGAATGCGAGCGAAGAAGAGACCGGCGCGGATCCGACGACCGCACCTCCGATCGAAGCGGCGCCGAGCGCGCCCGCTTCGATCGCCGACCCCGATTTCCTGGAGCAGTACGCAGTGACCTACCGCTTCAACCACGGTCACCCCGGCGGCTTCCGGCTCACGCCCGAGGGCGACGCGGTGCTCTTCCTGCGATCGGGCCCGCGCTCGTTCGTGAACGACCTGTGGACGTTCGACGTCGCGGGCGGCACCGAGCGCGTGCTGCTCACCGCGGATCAGGTGCTCGGCGGCGCCGAGGAAGAGCTCTCCGCGGAAGAGCGCGCGCGCCGCGAGCGCATGCGCATGACGTCGCGCGGGATCGCGGGGTTCGATCTCTCGCCCGACGGACGCACGCTGCTCGTGCCGCTCTCGGGTCGTCTCTTCCTCGTGGATCGCGCGCGCGCCGGGCAGGAGGGCTCGGTGCGCGAGCTGATCTCGAGCGCGGGCTTCCCGGTCGACGCGCGCTTCTCGCCCGACGGCTCGAAGATCGCGGTGGTGCGCGAGGGCGACCTCTACGTGATCGACGTCGCGAGCGGGCGCGAGCGACGCATCACGACGCGCCCGAACGAGCACGTCGAGTACGGCAGCGCGGAGTTCGTCGCGCAGGAGGAGATGAGCCGCTACGAGGGCTACTGGTGGTCGCCCGACTCGCGCTCGCTGCTCGTGCAGGAGACCGACACGAGCGGCGTCGAGCGGATGCACATCCTCGATCCCTCGCACCCCGAGCAGTCCGCGCACGAGTCGCCCTACCCGCGCCCCGGCATGCCCAACGCGAGCGTGCGCCTCGCGCTCGTCTCGGCGAACGGCGGCGCGCTGCGCTACGTCGACTGGGACCGCGAGCGCTACCCGTACCTCGCCACGGTGCGCTGGGCGCAGAACGCGCCGATCACGCTCCTCGTGCAGGATCGCGCTCAGCAGGAGGAACTGCTGCTCGCGATCGATCCGACCTCGCTCGAGCAGCGCACGCTCCTCACCGAGCGCGACGACGCGTGGCTCAACCTCGATCAGGACGTGCCGCGATTCATCGCGAACGGCACGCAATTCCTCTGGGCGAGCGAGCGCTCGGGCGAGTGGCGCCTCGAGCTGCGCAACACCGCGGACGGCGCGCTGATCCGCGAGCTCACGCCGCAGGAATTCGGGTACCACGGCATCGTCGCGGTCGACGAAGCGAGCGGCAAGGTCTGGGTCGGCGCGTCGAACGAGCCCAGCGAGATGCACGTGTATCGCGTCTCGCTCGACGGCACCGGCGAGCCCGAGCAGATGACCTCGGGGCGCGCGATGCACGAGGCGGTGGTCGCGCGGAACGGCAGCGCGTGGGTCCACACTTCGCGCACGCTCGAGGGCCCGCGCACCAGCACGGTGAAGCGCGCCGACGGCACCGAGGCCGGCGTGGTGCGCTCGTACGCCGAGGAAGCGCCGTTCGCGCCGAACGTGACGATCGAGAACGTCGGCGCGCGCGCGTGGCGCGCGGCGATCGTGCGTCCGCGCAACTTCGAGGAAGGCCGCCGCTATCCGGTGCTCGTGCACGTCTACGCGGGCCCCGGCGTGCGCTACGTGAGCGCGGATCGCGACCGCTGGATGCTCAACCAGTGGTTCGCGGATCACGGCTTCATCGTCGTGACGTTCGACGGTCGCGGCACGCCGGGGCGCGGCCGCGAGTGGGAGCGAGCGATCCGCGGGGACTTCATCACCGTGCCGCTCGAGGATCAGGTCGCAGCGCTGCAGGCCGCGGGCGCGGCGCATCCCGAGATGGATCTCGAGCGCGTCGGCATCTACGGGTGGTCGTTCGGCGGCTACTTCTCGGCGATGGCGGTGCTGCGTCGCCCCGACGTGTTCCGCGCGGGCATCGCCGGCGCGCCGGTGAGCGAGTGGCGCGACTACGACACGCACTACACCGAGCGGTACCTCGGGCTGCCCGAGGCCGAGGGCCAGGAGGGCGCGTACGCGCAGAGCTCGGTGCTCACCTACGCCGCGCGCACCGAGGGCGATCAGCGCCCGCTGCTCATCGTCCACGGCACGGCGGACGACAACGTCTACTTCAGCCACGCGATCAAGCTGAGCGACGCGATGTTCCGCGCCGGGCGCGACCACGAATTCCTGCCGCTCGCCGGGCTCACGCACATGGTCCCGGAGCCGCTCGTCACGCGTCGACTCCAGACGCGCATGATCGAGTTCTTCCGTCGCAGCCTGGCGCGCTGA
- a CDS encoding YncE family protein — protein sequence MLSYCARISTPVVVSVALAACDGRAAPSDGGSELPDAVAQDDAPDAPADAGPPDVLFVGNSYVFVNDVAGHYRAIVPGGRVEEVTEGGYTFAQHAADARTEGTALARALDEDGAFDVVVLQEQSQIGGFYPVDADRIASIAGASELGALARARGARVVLYATWGRERGDTSGFPPYTTYRSMQAMLDAGYLGLAALLRDEGVDVRIAPVGGAFHAVHDDVVRAGGDPYAEGSDFDALYEPDESHPSLRGAYLAACVIAATITGDDPRTFVDEPTLGADTSSALRDACARAIDDPRWTVPAIVRTEPLMLDEPTTYGRVGITIAMSSDGSRVIAGASAMGSARVFARGATAWAEEIAWADARDVIALSGDGVRAIAGDRIVRRENEVWTDEATVPPGPGTFVGRGGSAALSADGTRAVVGGLWDETGEGATVSARVLVRSGETWAEEAPIPASEASLFTAVTVAMDATGERIVVSDGAVRVFVRDGTTWNLEGTLGTGRLPVAISGDGTRALVGDSDALRAIAYLRSGTTWAEEQTLIGSPASRFGSAVALSADGTRAIVGAPGDMPVVMRAGTGSARVFVHRDGAFHEDFVVVPREPATVTPNLGWSVALDATGTRAALGEPDHDAGAELPSTGRAHVAELP from the coding sequence GTGCTCTCGTACTGCGCTCGCATCTCGACCCCAGTCGTCGTTTCCGTCGCGCTGGCGGCGTGCGACGGCCGAGCCGCTCCGAGCGACGGCGGCAGCGAGCTGCCCGACGCCGTCGCGCAGGACGACGCGCCCGATGCGCCGGCCGACGCCGGGCCGCCCGACGTGCTCTTCGTCGGCAACAGCTACGTCTTCGTGAACGACGTCGCGGGCCACTACCGCGCGATCGTGCCCGGCGGCCGCGTCGAAGAGGTGACGGAGGGCGGCTACACGTTCGCGCAGCACGCAGCCGACGCGCGCACCGAAGGCACCGCGCTCGCGCGCGCGCTCGACGAGGACGGCGCGTTCGACGTCGTCGTGCTCCAGGAGCAGAGCCAGATCGGTGGCTTCTATCCCGTCGACGCCGATCGCATCGCGTCGATCGCGGGAGCCTCCGAGCTCGGTGCGCTCGCGCGCGCACGCGGCGCGCGCGTCGTGCTCTACGCGACGTGGGGACGCGAGCGCGGCGACACGAGCGGGTTCCCGCCCTACACGACGTATCGATCGATGCAGGCGATGCTCGACGCCGGGTATCTCGGGCTCGCGGCGCTCCTGCGCGACGAGGGCGTCGACGTGCGCATCGCGCCCGTCGGCGGCGCGTTCCACGCCGTGCACGACGACGTCGTGCGCGCGGGCGGCGACCCGTACGCGGAGGGCAGCGACTTCGACGCGCTCTACGAGCCCGACGAGTCGCACCCCTCGCTGCGCGGCGCGTACCTCGCCGCATGCGTGATCGCGGCGACGATCACCGGCGACGATCCGCGCACGTTCGTCGACGAGCCGACGCTCGGCGCGGACACGTCGAGCGCGCTGCGCGACGCGTGTGCTCGTGCGATCGACGACCCGCGCTGGACCGTGCCCGCGATCGTGCGGACCGAGCCGCTGATGCTCGACGAGCCGACGACCTACGGGCGCGTCGGGATCACGATCGCGATGTCGTCCGATGGGTCGCGTGTGATCGCGGGCGCGAGCGCGATGGGCAGCGCGCGTGTCTTCGCGCGCGGCGCGACCGCGTGGGCCGAGGAGATCGCGTGGGCCGACGCCCGCGACGTGATCGCGCTGAGCGGCGACGGAGTGCGCGCCATCGCGGGCGATCGCATCGTGCGGCGCGAAAACGAGGTGTGGACCGACGAGGCCACGGTCCCGCCCGGCCCGGGAACGTTCGTGGGACGAGGCGGCAGCGCGGCGCTGAGCGCGGACGGAACGCGCGCCGTCGTCGGTGGGCTCTGGGACGAGACCGGCGAGGGCGCGACGGTGAGCGCGCGCGTGCTCGTGCGAAGCGGCGAGACGTGGGCCGAGGAAGCGCCGATCCCCGCGAGCGAGGCGTCGCTCTTCACCGCGGTGACGGTGGCGATGGACGCGACCGGCGAGCGCATCGTGGTGTCGGACGGCGCGGTCCGCGTGTTCGTGCGCGACGGGACGACGTGGAACCTCGAGGGCACGCTCGGGACGGGCCGCTTGCCGGTCGCGATCTCGGGCGACGGCACGCGCGCGTTGGTGGGTGACTCCGACGCGCTGCGCGCGATCGCGTACCTGCGAAGCGGCACGACGTGGGCCGAGGAACAAACGCTGATCGGATCGCCCGCGAGCCGCTTCGGGAGCGCCGTCGCGCTCAGCGCGGACGGCACGCGCGCGATCGTCGGCGCGCCCGGTGACATGCCCGTCGTCATGCGCGCGGGCACCGGCAGCGCGCGCGTGTTCGTCCATCGCGACGGCGCGTTCCACGAGGACTTCGTCGTCGTGCCGCGCGAGCCCGCGACCGTCACGCCGAACCTCGGCTGGTCGGTCGCGCTCGACGCGACGGGCACGCGCGCCGCGCTCGGCGAGCCCGACCACGACGCAGGCGCAGAGCTCCCGAGCACCGGGCGAGCGCACGTCGCCGAGCTCCCGTGA
- a CDS encoding BON domain-containing protein, protein MPSDLDDEAHHDLDRRGLLYGMDAHSHSYGGLGHLDERDYGAFAEHRPPWLGPSRDARIMQPRVMRQLPPREGVPAFRATRSDARIHDDVCEAMTHEGWLDASDLEVRVEQQRVTIEGTVADREQKWLAEEIAEHVLGVRSVVNRIRVRRETTAEVAPRVPEGHENGRRAS, encoded by the coding sequence ATGCCGAGCGATCTCGATGACGAGGCGCATCACGATCTCGATCGTCGTGGGCTGCTGTACGGCATGGACGCGCACTCCCACTCGTACGGCGGGCTCGGGCACCTCGACGAGCGCGACTACGGCGCGTTCGCGGAGCACCGTCCGCCGTGGCTCGGGCCTTCGCGCGACGCGCGGATCATGCAGCCGCGGGTGATGCGGCAGCTGCCGCCGCGCGAAGGGGTGCCCGCGTTCCGCGCGACGCGCAGCGATGCGCGCATTCACGACGACGTGTGCGAGGCGATGACGCACGAGGGATGGCTCGACGCGAGCGATCTCGAGGTGCGCGTCGAGCAGCAGCGCGTGACGATCGAGGGCACGGTCGCGGACCGCGAGCAGAAGTGGCTCGCGGAGGAGATCGCAGAGCACGTGCTCGGCGTGCGCTCGGTGGTGAACCGCATCCGCGTGCGACGCGAGACGACCGCGGAGGTCGCGCCGCGCGTGCCCGAGGGGCACGAGAACGGTCGACGCGCGAGCTGA
- a CDS encoding flavin-containing monooxygenase, translated as MSLPRTCIIGAGSSGIATAKVLHQRGLPFDCYEKSDRVGGNWVHHNKNGMSACYRGLYINTSKGRMAYSDFPMPADYPDFPHHSQIAAYFDRYVDHFGFRGSIRFETAVERAVRRADGRFDVTLSSGETKTYDALAVANGHHWDPRWPEPAFPGHFDGVQMHAHEYDEPDAWKGQNVLVLGMGNSAMDIAVEASYVAKKTFLASRRGAWIVPKHMFGRPLDTIITDARVPFRIRRRIGETLLAMTAGSPTNYGLPMPDHRFGSAHPTISGRILDRLAHGAIEYRPNIERLEGERVRFVDGRVEDVDVIVYCTGYKVTFPFFDPSFVSARDNDLPLFRRVFHPAYPNLFFVGLLQPLGAIMPLAEVQSAWIADYLLGEYALPSRSEMERDVAHEREAMFDRYVASPRHTMQVDFDDYLLHLDAERARGRRRARDLRAEGRFAAAR; from the coding sequence ATGAGCCTGCCCCGTACCTGCATCATCGGCGCCGGGTCCTCCGGCATCGCGACCGCGAAGGTGCTGCACCAGCGTGGTCTTCCCTTCGACTGCTACGAGAAGAGCGACCGCGTCGGCGGCAACTGGGTCCATCACAACAAGAACGGGATGAGCGCCTGCTATCGCGGGCTCTACATCAACACGAGCAAGGGCCGGATGGCGTACTCGGACTTCCCGATGCCCGCCGACTATCCGGACTTTCCCCATCACTCGCAGATCGCCGCGTACTTCGATCGCTACGTCGATCACTTCGGGTTCCGTGGCTCGATCCGCTTCGAGACCGCGGTCGAGCGCGCGGTGCGGCGCGCCGACGGGCGCTTCGACGTGACGCTCTCGAGCGGAGAGACGAAGACGTACGACGCGCTCGCGGTCGCGAACGGGCACCACTGGGATCCGCGCTGGCCCGAGCCCGCGTTCCCCGGGCACTTCGACGGAGTGCAGATGCACGCGCACGAGTACGACGAGCCCGACGCGTGGAAGGGCCAGAACGTGCTGGTGCTCGGCATGGGCAACAGCGCGATGGACATCGCGGTGGAGGCCTCGTACGTCGCGAAGAAGACGTTCCTCGCGTCGCGCCGCGGCGCGTGGATCGTGCCGAAGCACATGTTCGGCAGGCCGCTCGACACGATCATCACCGACGCGCGCGTGCCGTTCCGGATCCGGCGCCGCATCGGCGAGACGCTGCTCGCGATGACCGCGGGATCGCCCACGAATTACGGGCTCCCGATGCCCGATCACCGGTTCGGATCGGCCCATCCGACGATCAGCGGGCGCATCCTCGATCGGCTCGCGCACGGCGCGATCGAGTACCGGCCGAACATCGAGCGGCTCGAGGGCGAGCGGGTGCGCTTCGTCGACGGACGCGTCGAGGACGTCGACGTGATCGTCTACTGCACCGGCTACAAGGTGACGTTCCCGTTCTTCGATCCGTCGTTCGTGTCGGCGCGCGACAACGACCTGCCGCTCTTCCGGCGCGTGTTCCACCCGGCGTACCCGAACCTGTTCTTCGTCGGACTGCTGCAGCCGCTCGGCGCGATCATGCCGCTCGCCGAGGTGCAGTCGGCGTGGATCGCCGACTACCTGCTGGGCGAGTACGCGCTTCCGTCGCGATCCGAGATGGAGCGCGACGTCGCGCACGAGCGCGAGGCGATGTTCGATCGGTACGTCGCGTCACCGCGCCACACGATGCAGGTCGACTTCGACGACTACTTGCTGCACCTCGACGCGGAGCGCGCGCGAGGGCGACGGCGGGCGCGCGATCTGCGCGCCGAAGGGCGGTTCGCGGCGGCGCGCTGA
- a CDS encoding c-type cytochrome produces MTVMGLVLAVGCGGGGGGAAAGGEEAGGGEATAGGEYAGGVTSTDVALGQEKYQSRCAGCHEGEAPRLENIHWTPERMRRQIREGSGQMAAIPEHRLSADDMEAVIAYLNTIGAVD; encoded by the coding sequence ATGACGGTGATGGGACTCGTGCTCGCGGTGGGCTGCGGCGGTGGCGGCGGTGGCGCTGCGGCCGGCGGCGAGGAAGCGGGCGGTGGCGAGGCGACGGCGGGCGGCGAGTACGCCGGCGGCGTCACATCGACCGACGTCGCGCTCGGTCAGGAGAAGTACCAGTCGCGCTGCGCCGGCTGCCACGAGGGCGAGGCGCCGCGGCTCGAGAACATCCACTGGACGCCGGAGCGCATGCGGCGTCAGATCCGCGAGGGCTCGGGCCAGATGGCCGCGATCCCCGAGCACCGCCTGAGCGCCGACGACATGGAAGCGGTCATCGCGTACCTGAACACGATCGGCGCGGTGGACTGA
- a CDS encoding sigma-54-dependent transcriptional regulator has protein sequence MSATRPKLLVIDDGDRYVELAHALLRDYDYATRCDQPGPCWDCARRTGCTLTHAHDAREAEEALARHRDVDVVLLDVAFDVPEERLLPSDEPDLERRRRLQGIDILAHLRRARGELPVVLMTSEEEIAFEDAAEALSVDEFATLAGEAAYDARALSLLVERVLARRRDSPEAGGYTWGGAATMARLRRDALALARTSLPMLILGETGTGKSALAERVIHPATRRTGPFVAVDLAAIPETLIASELFGTTRGAFSGAVDRRGRFEEASGGTLFLDEIGNLPPEAQRMLLLALQDGRITRLGETAPRAVDVKLIAATNADLRAKVTSGAFRADLYARLNPAARLVVPPLRERLEDLEELAHVFVRRKLAAGADRALLAEYMEVAGIRGAPHAELQIARRAAPRPPSRGVGFVLARSSLDELMRHAWPGNVRELELLVASAVVFALSDALEAAREGRGASGEPARTIPIPAKLIRELLGALAPDETPSGKGPRVAAAFDVRPGATLHEVARSLEAQLYERLFVETKGDFDAMAKRLLAGRDPSGARRVRLRFNQLGLRARKPVGRGRKS, from the coding sequence ATGAGCGCCACCCGCCCCAAGCTGCTCGTCATCGACGACGGGGATCGTTACGTCGAGCTCGCCCACGCGCTCTTGCGCGACTACGACTACGCGACGCGCTGCGATCAGCCCGGGCCTTGCTGGGACTGCGCGCGTCGCACCGGGTGCACGCTGACGCACGCGCACGACGCGCGCGAGGCCGAGGAAGCGCTCGCGCGACACCGCGACGTCGACGTCGTGCTGCTCGACGTCGCGTTCGACGTGCCCGAGGAACGCTTGCTCCCGTCCGACGAGCCGGACCTCGAGCGTCGGCGGCGCCTCCAGGGCATCGACATCCTCGCGCACCTGCGGCGCGCGCGCGGCGAGCTGCCCGTCGTGCTGATGACGTCGGAGGAGGAGATCGCGTTCGAGGACGCGGCGGAGGCGCTCTCGGTCGACGAGTTCGCGACGCTCGCGGGAGAAGCGGCGTACGACGCGCGCGCTCTCTCGCTGCTCGTGGAGCGCGTGCTCGCGCGACGTCGCGACTCGCCGGAAGCGGGCGGGTACACGTGGGGCGGCGCCGCGACGATGGCGCGCCTGCGCCGCGATGCGCTCGCCCTCGCGCGCACGTCGCTGCCGATGTTGATCCTCGGCGAGACCGGCACCGGCAAGAGCGCGCTCGCGGAGCGCGTCATCCATCCTGCGACGCGGCGCACGGGGCCCTTCGTCGCGGTCGACCTCGCGGCGATCCCCGAGACGCTGATCGCGTCGGAGCTCTTCGGCACGACACGCGGTGCGTTCAGCGGCGCGGTCGATCGTCGCGGTCGCTTCGAGGAGGCGAGCGGCGGCACGCTCTTCCTCGACGAGATCGGGAACCTGCCGCCCGAGGCGCAGCGCATGTTGCTCCTCGCGCTGCAGGACGGACGCATCACGCGGCTCGGTGAGACCGCGCCACGCGCGGTCGACGTGAAGCTGATCGCGGCGACGAACGCGGACCTGCGCGCGAAGGTGACGAGCGGCGCGTTCCGCGCCGATCTCTACGCGCGCCTGAACCCCGCGGCGCGCCTCGTGGTGCCGCCGCTGCGCGAGCGGCTCGAGGATCTCGAGGAGCTCGCGCACGTCTTCGTGCGTCGCAAGCTCGCGGCGGGCGCCGATCGCGCGCTGCTCGCGGAGTACATGGAGGTCGCCGGGATCCGCGGGGCGCCGCACGCCGAGCTCCAGATCGCGCGTCGCGCGGCGCCGAGGCCGCCGTCGCGCGGCGTGGGGTTCGTGCTCGCGCGCTCGAGCCTCGACGAGCTGATGCGGCATGCGTGGCCGGGGAACGTGCGCGAGCTCGAGCTGCTGGTCGCGAGCGCGGTCGTGTTCGCGCTCTCCGACGCGCTCGAGGCCGCGCGCGAAGGACGCGGCGCGAGCGGCGAGCCGGCGCGCACGATCCCGATCCCCGCGAAGCTGATCCGCGAGCTGCTCGGCGCGCTCGCGCCCGACGAGACGCCGAGCGGGAAGGGACCTCGCGTGGCCGCGGCCTTCGACGTGCGCCCCGGCGCGACGCTGCACGAGGTCGCGCGGAGCCTCGAGGCGCAGCTCTACGAGCGGCTCTTCGTGGAGACGAAGGGCGACTTCGACGCGATGGCCAAGCGGCTGCTCGCGGGTCGCGATCCGAGCGGCGCGCGGCGGGTGCGGCTGCGCTTCAACCAGCTCGGGCTCCGGGCGCGGAAGCCCGTCGGGCGCGGTCGCAAATCGTAG